The genomic DNA TATAGTCAATCTCGTGAGCCGTCAGGAATTCATATTCTTCCTTCGTGCCATCTTTCATTTGGGTGAAATTCACACGTTCCATGTTCCGCCTCCAAGGTGCATATTAAGTATGCGAATGAGTTATCAGTATTTCTGACGGTCCAAAAGAGCGGCGACAAGGGATTTATTGTCGCGTTCTCAAATGGGGTCACGCAAGCCCTAGTTGAAGCTCCAAGCTGACATGGGTTGTATCGCAGAATATCGGTAGAGTGGACTCTACTGCCCACCTTCGCGGCACTTTCAAACAAAATCAGCGACAATCAGGAGGGCGAGCGGCGGCACTGCCGGACATAGGGTGTATTCGCCGCACACCCACCGATGGCGGCTATCTGATAATTCTCCTTGTACTTTTTGAGTTAAAGCGGTGTTCCAACTTGCACCAAGAACCATGTTACAACGGTATCAATTGCGGCGTTCTGCTTGGATTTTCGCATAGCGAGCAGGTAGCAATCCTGTTTTCCGGACAGGGTCTCTGGCGTGATTTGTATCAGCCGTTTGGCTGCAATGTCAGTTGCCACGAGAAAGCGGCTTTACAAGAGCCGCTCCCTGACCAAACAGCGCAGCGTCCACAGCCAACGACGTTTGACTAAGGCGCAGTCCATGACCTCGACTATCTTCGAAATTGTGCAATTTGAGGAATTCGGGCCAAAGATCATGGTGTCGTGTAAAATCCAACTTGCCACTTAACATCCGCTCGCGCGAAAACCACAGAGGTGGGTAGGCCATTTTTTCAGCTGGTCTGTCGCCCTGTCACTTTGATATCGGGATAAAGTTCAGAAACCATTATTAAATCGCCTCACATGAGTAGCGGGGACGTTCGGACAGTCATTCTTTTTGGGCAGCAATCATCCAGTGCGACAACCACATAACCCGTTGCGCGAACTCTTTCAGATGTGTGGTAGTGCTGTACGTGGCGTGATTTTCTTCCGCGCAACCTATTTTCCTTTAATCTTATGCTTCAAAGTCGATGTGCACCCGATTGCCATCAGGATCACAAAGGTGGAATTGAACGACCCCGATCTCGTCAAGTGTAAAGCGCTGGTGGGGAACGGACGCGTCGCTTAGTTTCGCCTCGAAATCTGCCCTGCCTGTCGCAGTCAAGGCGAAGTGTTCCAGCTTCAGTTTTGCCTCAGATCCAACCGCCGGATCACCGTCATGCCCGACCAAATGGATGACAGGGTCATCGCCCGCATAAAGCCACGCGCCCGGAAATGGAAAATCCGGACGCGGGCCGCTGCGCAGGCCTAATGTGTCGCTGTACCACGCCACCATTGATTTGACTTGGGTGGTTTGAATGTTGACGTGATCAAGCCTGCGCACCTGCATTTCAGAAACCTTCCAGAACGATTTTGCCTTTGGCTTTACCGCTTTCGATCAAAGCATGGGCGCGCTTGAGGTTTTCGGCGTTGATCGTCCCGAAGCTTTCGGTAGCGGTTGATCGAATTTTGCCGGCATCAATCAGGCCTGCCACAGTATCAAGGATTTCGCCCTGACGCGCGATGTCGTCGGTGGTGAACAGCGACCGAGTGAACATCAATTCCCAGTGGATCGAAACGGCCTTGCCTTTGAACGGCATGATGTCGAACGCTTTGGGGTCGTCGATCAGACCAAACCGCCCCTGCGGAGCGATAAATTCGGCAATTTGCTGCACGTAGGTATCGGAATAGTTGGTCGCGAATACGAAGGCAGGCGCGCCAATGTTCAAGGCTGCAATCTGTTCCGGCAAAGGTTTGGAATGGTCCACAACGTGATGTGCCCCCAGTTCCTTGACCCATTCTTGGGTTTCAGGGCGCGAGGCGGTTGCGATGATCGTCAGATCCGTCTGTTCGCGCAAAAGCTGGATCGCGATAGAGCCCACGCCGCCCGCACCGCCAATGATCACGATGGCATTTGCGGCACCCGGCACCGGATCTGTTACTTTCAGGCGGTCAAAAATCATTTCTTGCGCGGTCAAGGTCGTTAGCGGCAGCGCCGCAGCGGCGGAGGCTTCGATCGTCTTGGGCGCGTGGCCGACGATGCGGGCATCAACGAGGTGATATTCTGAATTGGTGCCGGGGCGGTTGATTGCGCCCGCATACCAGACCTTGTCGCCGGTCTTGAATTGGTTGACCTCGTTGCCGATCTCGACAACCTCACCAACTGCGTCCCACCCCAGGATCACAGGCGTGTCGCCTTCTGCAGGGCGGTTCTGGCGAACTTTCGTATCGACAGGGTTGACCGACACCGCAGCAACCTTGACCAAAATATCGTGGCCGGTGGCAGTGGGTTTATCGACCTCAAGGTCGATCAAGGCGTCGGCGCGATCGATTGCGCCGTTTGTGGTGTATCCGATGGCTTTCATGTTCGTTCTCCGAATTGATGGATTTTGCGCGGCCCCCTCAAGGGTACCGCGCGATAATGTTTAGGGCTCGCTGAATGTTTACCTCCGAAACACGCGTCGTAACCAGTCGACCGAGGATGCCGCCGATCCATGATTGCGGATACCGGCCAGATCATAAGGTAAAAGCTGTTGCACGGGGCGTTCGGTGTCTTTGGCGTGGGCAGCGCCACTGTTGCTTTGCACCGTTTGGATCGTTTGGACCGTTTGCATAGGTCAGTCTCCGAATTTCGCGTGGGTTGAGCAGGGCTTACTCTATATGGGACATCTCGTTCAGGATGAATTGGTCAACTGCGCCGTCGGTAGCAGCCATGTAAGCTGCGAGGTGAGGAGCGCCCATGTGGGTCTGCCACAGGTCACGGCTCTCCCAGTTCTCAAAGAATGTGAAATGTGCAGGGTCTTCGTTATCCTGATGCAGGTCGTAATTGATGCAACCTTCTTCAGCGCGTGTGATCGGCACCAGCTTCAACAACTCGGCTTTAACCTGTTCGATTTTGTCAACGTTGGCATGAATGTTCGCGATGATTGTAAGCTTGGACATTGGTGTTTTCCTTTGGATGTCTGTTTTCTAACGAACATATACAGCGCAGCAGTAAGCGGATAAACGGACATTATTCGAAATGATAATCCGGAAAGTACGTTTAATGCTGATCGACAATATTCGCTTGTTCCTAACCATCACCGAGAAAGGCAGCCTTGTCGCTGCGGGGCGAGAGGTCGGGCTTTCTGCAACCACAGTTTCGGAACGTCTGGCCGCTCTCGAGGCGCATTACGGCGTGGTCCTGTTTAACCGCACGACACGGTCTTTAAGTTTAACCGATGAGGGGCGTACGCTGCTTGGCGGGGCCAAAATTGTGTTGGGCGAGATTGAAGATCTCGATGCGCGTATTCGGCATGGGGCTGAGACGCTATCCGGCCCGATCAGGATTAGCGCGCCAATTGATATTGGCCGCAGCATTGTGTCGCGGGTGATATCTTCGTTCACAGCAGACCACCCAGAGATTTCGATCGAGTTGCTGTTGTCGGACGGCTATGTCGATCTCGTCGGCCAGGGGTTCGATCTGGCCTTGCGCTTTGGTGCCGTCACAGACAGCACCCTGCGCACACGCAGCCTTGGGCTTTTTCGCCGGATCGTTTGCGCGGCACCGTCCTATATCGCGTCCAGCGGCGCACCGCTGGCCCCAGCAGATTTGACACAGCATAATTGCCTGATCATGCGGTTCGGCACCACTTTGGACAATGTCTGGCGGTTCGAAGCAGGCAAAAAACCGCAATCCGTGACCGTTCGCGGCAACAAAATTGTCAACGACGGTTCTCTGGTACGGCAATGGGCATTGGAGGGACACGGAATTATTTTGAAATCAGAACTCGATGTTGCATCGGACCTGCAGTCTGGAAGACTTGTCGCTTTGTTAGAAGATTTTGCACCACCACCCAATCCTCTCCAGATGATGTTCCCGCCGGGTCGGGCGCAGCCACGGCGTGTGCGTGCATTTGCTGAGGCCTTGAACTCAACAATGGCAGTGAAAGGAGCAGGATGAAGAGGGCAGGGCCTAAGTTGGTCGATTTTCACGTGGAGGCGGACTTTGTCGGTAAGGCGGCCCTGTTGAAAATCAGGGATCAGGGACCAAAACGAGCGCGTATGGGATTTGTTATTTCCGGCGCGCCAGTCCAAGGTTTCGCGCATTCGATGGACGTCAAAACTCGTAATGGTCAGGTTCTCGGTTTACTGAGCGAATTCATCTACTCACCCAGATTTACCAGCAACATTGAAGTACAGGAGTTGCCATTTCTCAATGAGACAATGCTATGAGGGGGGCAGTGTTTCAAACCGCTGCTTTCGAGAAATAGCATGGGTGAAAGTTCCTTATAATAACTCTTTGCGCGTAAGTTTGCTGTGTAATAAACAGGCGGATGCCTTCTGTTTGCCGATGTCCGCTTTCTAATTCCCTCGTTTCGCAAAAGACCGTTCTTTGCATCATTCGAGTCGTGGGAATACGCCCGTTTTTTTGACCACTCCGTAAACAAAGCTGCTGTCGATTGAGCTGATACTTCCAATCGGGTGCAGGCGTCTACGAACGAAGCTTTCGTAATCAGCAAGGTCGGCTACGACCACACGCAAAAGGTAATCAGATGTGCCGGTCATTACGAAGCATTCGAGAACCTGATCCAAGCGACTGACTTGCATCTCAAATTCTTGGACAATTTTCTCGGTGTGACCAGTCAGACTGACCCGCACGAAAACGGTTACGGGCAGGCCGTAAGCTTCGGCATCAATTTCAGCGGTGTAACCTCTGAGTGCGCCGCTTTGTTCAAGCAGCTTCACGCGACGCAGACAGGGTGATGGGGTAATCCCCCCCGAAAGTAAGGGGCTGCGGAAGTAGAATTTTCTCGGCAAGATGAACGAGGAGATTTTGAATGAAAATGACCAGATATAGCGAACCCCAGATCCTTGCGATCCTGCGCCAAGCCGAAGGTGGTGTGCCGGTGGCCGAGCTTTGCCGTGAACATGGCATGAGCAATGCGTCGTTTTACAAATGGCGTGCGAAGTATGGTGGCATGGATGCATCCATGGTCAGCCAGATGAAAGCCATGGAGGAAGAGAACCGCAGGCTGAAGCGGATGTATGCAGATCTGAGCATGCAGGCGGACTTATTGAAGGAAGCCCTCGGAAAAAAGTAACGGGGCCATCTCAGCGCCGCGAGATGGCCGAAACGGCGGTAGAGCGACGGGGCGTCAGCATCGCGCTGGCGTGCCGGGCCTTCGAGGTCAGCGAGACCTGCTATCGTTACAGCCCGAAGCTGAAAGACGAGAACGAGGTGATCGCCGATCTGCTGACAGGGCTGACGGATGCGCGCAAGACTTGGGGATTTGGCCTGTGTTTCCTGCATTTGCGCAACGTGAAGGGGCATCCGTGGAACCACAAGCGGGTCTACCGGATCTACTGTGAGCTGGAACTGAACCTGCGCATCAAGCCGCGCAAGCGGCTGAAACGGGAGAAGCCTGACGTTCTGGCGGTCCCGAACAGACCGAATGTGACCTGGTCCATGGACTTCATGGCGGATCGCCTCGGCGACGGCAGGGCTTTTCGGCTTTTGAATGTGTTGGACGACTTCAACCGCGAAGGGCTGGGGATCGAGGTTGATTTCTCGCTCCCTGCCGAACGGGTCATCCGCAGCCTTGATCGCATTATCGAATGGCGCGGAAAACCGGGCACGATCAGGGTCGACAATGGGCCGGAATATATCAGCGAAACACTGAGAAAATGGGCTGAGAAACATAGTGTTACGATCCAGCACATCCAACCCGGACAGCCCCAGCAGAACGCCTATGTCGAGCGCTACAACCGGACGGTTCGGCATGAATGGCTGGATCAATACATCATCGAAAGCATCGAGGAGGCTCAGGATCAGGCCACACAATGGCTCTGGACATATAACAACGACCGCCCGAACATGGGCATCGGCGGCATCACACCCGCTATGAAACTGAAAATGGCCGCGTAAGTTCTACAGATGCACCCCGTTAAAAAGGGGGCGATTACCATCCGAGTAGTGGCGGTCTACGGTTGTACCTTCGAGGTGACCGAGTATCTTTTGTCGCGTACCCGTGTCGATGCCAAGCTGCATGAGCTTAGAGGACAGGGTTCGCCGCATCGCATATATGTCTTCCCGATCGGAATTGAGTTTCAAAGTCTTCAGAAGATTTCGTAACCGACGGCCGCGGACCTGGTCGGGTTGGATTTCAGGGAACAACCAAGTTTCTCCGGCCTTCAGTTTCGCGACAACCCATTCGCGAAAACCCAAGTCGAGTAGTATCTGAGGGATAGGTAGAATGCGGCGCGATTGTTCGCTCTTCAGATGTGCATCCTCCTCATTACCAACATAGATGCACAGGATGCTGTCTCGGCGACTGATATCCTTTACGGCAGCCTGCAGGATTTCTTCGGGTCTTACGCCCATAGTGATCATAATAAGCGGCACCCAATAGATGGCGTCCCGAATAATGTACCTTTTTTGGGCAGTCGCTTTGCGGCTGCGTTGAGTTTGTGAAGACGTTCCAAAATAAATCGGCGAGCGAAGTAGTCGCGATACGTGCTCGAGTGACCATGACATGCGCCGTTTCGGGCGCGACACGCGCATTGGAAGACCGCAGGGGGATTTTTGCGCCTTGTGCCAAGCCCGCATCCGATTATTGAGTTGCGCGTGTGAGGGAACGACGCGATCCTCATCGTCAATATCTCGACCGACGCGTTTCTTGCCGAGAGCTGCGCGGAGAATTCGATTAAACATGTCACGCTGTACGAACAGATAGCCATCTGTCAGCCGCGGTTTCAGCTCCTGAACCAATCGACGGCGCTTGTCCGGTATCGACATCGTGTCGAGTCCCATGATTTCGGCGACGAGTTTGGCGTCAATTACGTCAGCTTCTTGGATCTCATCCAAGGCGCAGAGTTCAATGCCTAACTGTCCGTGGCGGTTGCATCCGTGGGCTTTGCCCCACCCTTTGGGCAACATCCAGGCCATGTGCAAAAACTCGAAAGATTGTTCGAGCACGATTGCTGAGGCGGGGATGTCACCGAAGAAAGCGAGCGCAAGCTTTCCGATGACGCGAATTT from Pseudorhodobacter turbinis includes the following:
- a CDS encoding VOC family protein, producing the protein MQVRRLDHVNIQTTQVKSMVAWYSDTLGLRSGPRPDFPFPGAWLYAGDDPVIHLVGHDGDPAVGSEAKLKLEHFALTATGRADFEAKLSDASVPHQRFTLDEIGVVQFHLCDPDGNRVHIDFEA
- a CDS encoding zinc-binding alcohol dehydrogenase family protein, with amino-acid sequence MKAIGYTTNGAIDRADALIDLEVDKPTATGHDILVKVAAVSVNPVDTKVRQNRPAEGDTPVILGWDAVGEVVEIGNEVNQFKTGDKVWYAGAINRPGTNSEYHLVDARIVGHAPKTIEASAAAALPLTTLTAQEMIFDRLKVTDPVPGAANAIVIIGGAGGVGSIAIQLLREQTDLTIIATASRPETQEWVKELGAHHVVDHSKPLPEQIAALNIGAPAFVFATNYSDTYVQQIAEFIAPQGRFGLIDDPKAFDIMPFKGKAVSIHWELMFTRSLFTTDDIARQGEILDTVAGLIDAGKIRSTATESFGTINAENLKRAHALIESGKAKGKIVLEGF
- a CDS encoding putative quinol monooxygenase, whose product is MSKLTIIANIHANVDKIEQVKAELLKLVPITRAEEGCINYDLHQDNEDPAHFTFFENWESRDLWQTHMGAPHLAAYMAATDGAVDQFILNEMSHIE
- a CDS encoding LysR family transcriptional regulator, translated to MLIDNIRLFLTITEKGSLVAAGREVGLSATTVSERLAALEAHYGVVLFNRTTRSLSLTDEGRTLLGGAKIVLGEIEDLDARIRHGAETLSGPIRISAPIDIGRSIVSRVISSFTADHPEISIELLLSDGYVDLVGQGFDLALRFGAVTDSTLRTRSLGLFRRIVCAAPSYIASSGAPLAPADLTQHNCLIMRFGTTLDNVWRFEAGKKPQSVTVRGNKIVNDGSLVRQWALEGHGIILKSELDVASDLQSGRLVALLEDFAPPPNPLQMMFPPGRAQPRRVRAFAEALNSTMAVKGAG
- a CDS encoding Lrp/AsnC family transcriptional regulator; protein product: MSSFILPRKFYFRSPLLSGGITPSPCLRRVKLLEQSGALRGYTAEIDAEAYGLPVTVFVRVSLTGHTEKIVQEFEMQVSRLDQVLECFVMTGTSDYLLRVVVADLADYESFVRRRLHPIGSISSIDSSFVYGVVKKTGVFPRLE
- a CDS encoding IS3 family transposase (programmed frameshift), which codes for MKMTRYSEPQILAILRQAEGGVPVAELCREHGMSNASFYKWRAKYGGMDASMVSQMKAMEEENRRLKRMYADLSMQADLLKEALGKKLTGPSQRREMAETAVERRGVSIALACRAFEVSETCYRYSPKLKDENEVIADLLTGLTDARKTWGFGLCFLHLRNVKGHPWNHKRVYRIYCELELNLRIKPRKRLKREKPDVLAVPNRPNVTWSMDFMADRLGDGRAFRLLNVLDDFNREGLGIEVDFSLPAERVIRSLDRIIEWRGKPGTIRVDNGPEYISETLRKWAEKHSVTIQHIQPGQPQQNAYVERYNRTVRHEWLDQYIIESIEEAQDQATQWLWTYNNDRPNMGIGGITPAMKLKMAA
- a CDS encoding tyrosine-type recombinase/integrase, whose product is MLMELQDTPVNSARIQEMLKELVRQAFVRMIARQESDLTIGNPAPYLSQISAESDRVRAAQKARDWSVALPFAGEIARKNGMDPDDVAAPAVARQVLALIRQLNDLSLSVEQSFDDPLNAGREILLGHGIATTREALKPPMLLSEAIEKACTEAPGDVETKIRVIGKLALAFFGDIPASAIVLEQSFEFLHMAWMLPKGWGKAHGCNRHGQLGIELCALDEIQEADVIDAKLVAEIMGLDTMSIPDKRRRLVQELKPRLTDGYLFVQRDMFNRILRAALGKKRVGRDIDDEDRVVPSHAQLNNRMRAWHKAQKSPCGLPMRVSRPKRRMSWSLEHVSRLLRSPIYFGTSSQTQRSRKATAQKRYIIRDAIYWVPLIMITMGVRPEEILQAAVKDISRRDSILCIYVGNEEDAHLKSEQSRRILPIPQILLDLGFREWVVAKLKAGETWLFPEIQPDQVRGRRLRNLLKTLKLNSDREDIYAMRRTLSSKLMQLGIDTGTRQKILGHLEGTTVDRHYSDGNRPLFNGVHL